ATTGAAGAGGCTGAAAAAAGCCGGCTTATAAAAGATACCCTCGGCGACCATGTATTTGAAAAGCTGATAGAAAACAAGAAGATTGAATGGGACAGGTTCAGAACGCATGTTTCAAAGTATGAAGTGGATACCTACCTGCCGATACTCTAAAAGAGTGAAATATGAAAAGTGAAAGGATAAAATCAAGAAGCACGAGGCAAAAGGCATAAAACCTTTAATTTAAAAATAAGGATGGGCATATGATAGTTCGTAATTTTAATGACCCCGAAGTACTGGCAACCACTTATGTTGCCCACAGAGGTGCTAAGGCGAGAATGGTCATGACAAGCCATTTTCTCCAGAGCATGGAATTTCTTGCCTACGCAATGCTTCCCCCCGGTAACGCTATTGAGGAACACATAGACGAGGTTGAGGAAATATATCTTGTTGTGAAGGGCAGGGGGCTCATGAAGGTAGGAGATGAAGAGAGGGAGGTTAAAGAGTGGGATGCCATCTGGCTGCCCGCGGGTGAGCCGCATGGTCTTAAAAATACTGGCGACGAGGAGATGCTTATAATCGTGAATGCCGCATACCCGCGGTAATACCAATTCGCCTTCAATTATTCCCGCCTGTCTCGTGGTTCCAGCGGACAGGCGGCTTTGTTGCCCCCTCCTCGCACTCCGCTATTCCCGGGGCTCACGCCTGTCCCCGTGAAGGGGTCGCTCACGCCTGCGGCCTATCTCCTCAGGGTAAATGAGCGTGGCGGGTTCCCCGAAAATGTACTACCTCCCTGCCACTTTTGTTTTATGGTGATTGTTTTTCCATCATCGTTCCATTGTACATGCCAGGGGTAGAGGGTCCCCTGGAGTTCGTTAGGGCTTGATCCTATCCTGAATGTGGCTTTAGCTGTAATTGACCCTATGGCCTGCGATACCCTCATATCCTGCATGTATTGGTTTATGATCGTGGGATTGCCGAAAGTCAATATGACGGAAACGGTATCGCCCGATATTGATCCTGAAACGGGGATACTGCCGGCAGGTGTTTGAAAGGAACCGCTCACGCTGGAACCGGACTGGCTCAAATTAATTTTGCCGTTAAACCTGCCCTTGATGTCGGTAGCATTCCATGTGCCACTCAGGGTGAATTTATCTGCCGGAAGTTGCTGTGATGTATAGGATCTTCCTACAGGCGGCTTAACGTCCGGTTTTTGTTGCGGCGGTATTGTTAACGGACCCGTAGCGCCGGGTTTTTCATTGCCGAAGATGGATGAAATAACGTTGCCGACACCATCAGACCCCTCTCCTTTTTTGACCACCGTTACGTTGTGGGAGGTCTGCGCCA
This DNA window, taken from Pseudomonadota bacterium, encodes the following:
- a CDS encoding cupin domain-containing protein, with amino-acid sequence MIVRNFNDPEVLATTYVAHRGAKARMVMTSHFLQSMEFLAYAMLPPGNAIEEHIDEVEEIYLVVKGRGLMKVGDEEREVKEWDAIWLPAGEPHGLKNTGDEEMLIIVNAAYPR